A region from the Lentisphaera profundi genome encodes:
- a CDS encoding type II secretion system protein, with translation MISQKHKFTLIELLVVIAIIGILASLLMPVLSKTRAKGRAAVCKSNLKQWGMASFMYTDNWDGTMPHIGLDGMRSIFKEIAEMSGEVRYCPSDGLAQNKTSRNANGILWSYGYNGYFTTLDISGQGPVKISAVQYPSNTLIFIDRAHKGEVDFYDQVYGVSPSTTEKSRSAFAHKHKAFTRHNTKYSNMVQIDGSVNSGLSILYRTPSGWDNTYRRAHFMIYKDPDEFAQALAEIQ, from the coding sequence ATGATATCGCAAAAACATAAATTCACCCTTATTGAACTGCTCGTGGTGATCGCTATCATCGGTATACTCGCCAGTCTTTTAATGCCCGTGTTGAGTAAAACAAGGGCTAAAGGGAGAGCGGCTGTTTGTAAGTCAAACCTCAAGCAATGGGGGATGGCTTCATTTATGTACACAGACAATTGGGATGGTACTATGCCACATATAGGCCTAGATGGCATGAGATCTATCTTCAAAGAAATAGCAGAAATGAGCGGTGAAGTTAGGTACTGCCCATCAGATGGCTTAGCACAAAACAAAACTTCCCGTAATGCTAATGGGATTTTGTGGTCCTACGGATATAACGGCTACTTTACCACTCTCGACATCTCTGGGCAAGGACCGGTGAAAATTTCTGCAGTTCAATATCCAAGTAATACCTTAATCTTTATCGACAGGGCACATAAAGGTGAAGTGGATTTTTACGATCAGGTTTATGGTGTATCTCCCTCTACAACTGAAAAATCTAGGTCAGCATTTGCACATAAACACAAAGCATTCACCAGACATAATACCAAATATTCTAACATGGTCCAAATTGACGGTAGTGTAAATAGCGGCCTATCCATACTTTATCGAACACCCAGCGGCTGGGACAACACATACCGAAGAGCTCATTTTATGATTTACAAAGACCCAGATGAGTTTGCACAGGCCCTGGCTGAAATTCAGTAA
- a CDS encoding DeoR/GlpR family DNA-binding transcription regulator, with the protein MSVQSKARHQQMMSFLHEVGEAKVNELSQKFNVTEETIRRDLARLEKDGLLIRKHGGAVPQDVITNELSFDQRKIQNIKEKTAIAELALKHIEAGDSIFLDGSTTTWQMARKMPDIPLTIISDSIRVLVSLANHKNITLVSIGGVLCPATQTMLGPNAISSINNYYVDKYFFSCQGLDSEWGVSDNNYDVAAVKIAMLAQSKKHFLLLDNQKVHKRSLVLFASLKEVDHIITDSNTAQNFIPSSENIQVSIAKI; encoded by the coding sequence ATGTCAGTTCAATCCAAAGCACGTCATCAACAAATGATGAGTTTCCTCCACGAAGTGGGAGAAGCCAAAGTCAATGAACTCTCACAAAAATTTAATGTTACCGAAGAGACCATTCGTCGCGATTTAGCAAGATTAGAGAAAGACGGTTTACTCATCCGCAAACACGGTGGTGCTGTGCCTCAAGATGTCATCACTAATGAGCTCAGTTTTGATCAGCGAAAAATACAAAATATCAAAGAGAAAACCGCAATTGCGGAACTCGCACTCAAACATATCGAAGCAGGCGACTCCATTTTTCTAGATGGTAGTACAACTACTTGGCAAATGGCCCGCAAGATGCCCGATATTCCGCTGACCATTATTAGTGACTCAATCAGAGTACTCGTCAGCCTCGCCAATCACAAAAATATCACCCTCGTTTCAATTGGTGGCGTTCTTTGCCCCGCAACTCAAACGATGCTCGGTCCCAATGCCATCAGCTCCATTAACAATTACTACGTAGACAAATACTTTTTCTCCTGCCAGGGGCTAGATTCTGAATGGGGCGTGAGTGATAATAACTACGACGTCGCCGCCGTTAAAATAGCCATGCTTGCACAGTCCAAAAAGCATTTCCTCTTGCTTGATAATCAAAAGGTCCACAAACGTTCTTTAGTGCTCTTTGCTAGCCTCAAGGAAGTCGACCATATTATTACCGACTCCAATACTGCACAAAACTTCATCCCCAGTTCTGAAAACATCCAAGTTTCCATCGCAAAAATTTAA
- a CDS encoding LacI family DNA-binding transcriptional regulator, which yields MTIRELAKASGVSTATVSRMLNKNGFVSKEAEDKINAAMKDNDFQSEKRIKRRATGEGHPKQLNFTMLWTSDIRASMTGTGHDIMLGITETMRVIGANLVVDYIDSDGSVPKCLSDKSCDGIFLHGDHLPKHHADLVKKRPAVWLLQSGDTEYGDRVQPDHWGLGVSAYKNMELQGCKNVCCISHTLDSISLPYWHSRLEGFLHAGKFGKTKYCNINTAYTDPLSSPEDQKNIAIDIVDKLEKISPRPDGIFVANALGSYIHAELKHREITPMKDIYMISGDMDAYGQFLDSETVKIDIQGRQIGKLAAEAMLLRIKNPDMDKIKYFTEASLLTP from the coding sequence ATGACAATCAGAGAACTAGCTAAAGCCTCAGGAGTATCGACTGCCACTGTATCGCGTATGCTGAACAAAAATGGTTTTGTAAGCAAGGAAGCTGAGGATAAAATTAATGCCGCAATGAAAGACAATGACTTTCAATCAGAGAAGCGGATCAAAAGACGAGCTACAGGCGAAGGGCATCCGAAGCAGCTCAATTTCACCATGCTGTGGACATCGGACATTCGGGCCTCTATGACTGGAACAGGTCATGACATAATGCTTGGTATTACTGAAACAATGCGTGTTATTGGGGCTAATCTGGTGGTTGACTACATTGACTCGGATGGCTCTGTACCTAAGTGCCTCTCTGACAAAAGCTGTGATGGTATTTTCCTACATGGGGACCATCTGCCAAAACATCATGCTGATCTCGTTAAAAAACGTCCTGCAGTCTGGTTGTTACAGTCTGGTGACACTGAGTACGGAGACCGGGTACAGCCGGATCATTGGGGGCTAGGTGTATCTGCATACAAAAATATGGAATTACAGGGCTGTAAAAATGTCTGCTGCATAAGTCACACCTTAGATTCTATTTCTTTGCCCTATTGGCACTCCAGACTAGAAGGTTTTCTCCATGCCGGCAAATTTGGAAAAACGAAATACTGCAATATTAATACGGCGTATACAGACCCCTTGAGTAGTCCTGAGGATCAAAAAAATATCGCCATTGATATAGTTGATAAGCTCGAAAAAATATCTCCACGCCCTGACGGTATTTTTGTTGCTAACGCGCTGGGATCCTACATTCATGCCGAACTGAAACACAGAGAAATCACCCCCATGAAGGATATTTATATGATTTCCGGGGACATGGACGCTTACGGTCAATTCCTTGATTCCGAGACTGTTAAAATAGATATCCAGGGCAGGCAGATCGGAAAACTCGCCGCCGAGGCCATGCTTTTGCGGATAAAGAATCCGGATATGGATAAAATAAAGTATTTCACTGAAGCAAGCTTACTGACTCCTTAA
- a CDS encoding sodium:solute symporter family transporter, giving the protein MSKVSSCVKQIIFIGLALFTFNVKADSDAMNKEYFKYSTLAPLSSETAVDCAWHSAEGLIIVQDNKLSLLTDEAKQWTEINADPVIISKSTMTTSSEKKLYVVDGVKVFTLEYIEGGIVRKKIKDLPFPITQGDISVNNDKLYIAGLDAEGNNIFLCNGVKQKNWGIQKSTKVLTAQLKGSIYIFANEDSSGKLTAYEYNTNKNLWSTIGTSEFAIEAKQAFACGDAHILFLGKGHKQLDALYLDQKKWVQFDITSFPQSDFAIAHDYKSFTIISTEASYKVEAIFPKTKYGIWDHLIVGLFFFMMLWIGRHISKREKNGNDFFRGGQRLPFWAVGVSMFATSASAVSLMAQPAQAYTDNWLYFSIGIVQFLLLPVTFFVVIPITRRLQFSSAFEYLEARFCVGLRMFGSLTYAFMQLITRMAAIMLLPSIALSSVCGIPMEVSIIIMGVVTTLYCMMGGFEAVVWTDVIQAIVMLLAMIMCIIWVFMSLDSTAADAWQLISSENKLMMFDFSWDQAQPIIYIIFLSYTLQSIAVPIGDQNFIQRVQAVKSEKEARKAALTQLCVAIPLNACLFGLGTCLYLYYNANPADIAPAMKADGIFPLFAAQKLPTGLAGIVVAALMAATMSTLSSALNSVSNIAVEDYVRKFKKDLNDDQALLWGKGLTVALGIIGTGMALWLAQSNTTSIWDLILLILGVVFAPLSSMYLLGVLTKRVNTTGVIAGFIAGISATLYCQSNFTLHPFFFTPIGLIPSLAVAYLMSFIVPGQPKDLTGLTVFSLPEKPENYK; this is encoded by the coding sequence ATGTCAAAAGTCTCAAGCTGTGTTAAACAGATTATTTTTATCGGATTAGCCCTATTTACTTTTAATGTAAAAGCAGATAGCGATGCCATGAATAAAGAGTATTTTAAATACTCTACGCTAGCACCGCTTTCGAGTGAAACCGCAGTAGATTGCGCTTGGCACAGCGCCGAAGGACTTATCATTGTTCAGGACAATAAATTATCTTTACTTACAGATGAAGCTAAGCAGTGGACTGAAATTAATGCCGATCCTGTAATTATTTCCAAATCCACTATGACTACAAGCTCCGAGAAAAAGCTCTATGTTGTTGACGGGGTGAAAGTTTTCACCCTTGAATATATTGAGGGAGGAATTGTTCGTAAGAAAATCAAAGACCTCCCCTTCCCCATTACACAAGGCGATATAAGCGTCAACAATGACAAGTTATATATTGCCGGACTTGATGCTGAGGGGAATAATATATTCTTATGCAACGGAGTGAAACAAAAAAACTGGGGCATACAGAAGTCGACAAAAGTGCTGACGGCACAATTGAAGGGCAGTATTTATATTTTTGCGAATGAGGATAGCTCGGGTAAACTGACTGCGTACGAGTATAATACTAATAAAAATTTATGGAGCACCATTGGCACTAGTGAATTTGCGATCGAGGCAAAGCAGGCCTTTGCCTGCGGGGATGCGCATATATTGTTTTTGGGCAAAGGCCATAAGCAGCTTGATGCACTCTATCTCGATCAGAAAAAATGGGTGCAGTTTGATATCACATCATTTCCTCAGAGTGATTTTGCAATTGCCCATGACTACAAAAGCTTTACGATTATCTCAACAGAAGCCTCCTATAAAGTTGAAGCGATTTTTCCTAAGACTAAGTACGGCATTTGGGACCACCTAATCGTCGGCTTGTTCTTTTTTATGATGCTATGGATAGGCAGACATATTAGTAAGCGTGAAAAGAACGGAAACGACTTTTTCCGTGGCGGTCAACGCCTCCCCTTTTGGGCCGTTGGGGTAAGTATGTTTGCTACCAGTGCGAGTGCGGTCAGCCTAATGGCTCAGCCCGCACAGGCTTATACGGACAACTGGCTCTATTTTTCTATCGGAATTGTACAGTTCCTACTGCTACCCGTAACATTTTTTGTGGTGATCCCCATCACCCGCAGGCTGCAGTTTTCTTCGGCATTTGAGTATCTCGAAGCACGTTTTTGCGTAGGTCTGCGTATGTTCGGTAGTCTTACTTACGCCTTCATGCAGCTGATCACAAGAATGGCCGCCATTATGCTCTTACCCTCCATAGCCTTGAGCTCTGTCTGCGGCATCCCCATGGAAGTGAGTATCATCATTATGGGTGTCGTAACTACACTCTATTGTATGATGGGCGGTTTTGAGGCGGTGGTCTGGACTGACGTTATCCAGGCCATTGTCATGCTTCTGGCTATGATCATGTGTATAATCTGGGTCTTCATGTCCCTCGACTCTACAGCTGCTGACGCATGGCAACTTATCTCCTCGGAGAACAAGTTAATGATGTTCGACTTTTCTTGGGACCAGGCTCAGCCGATTATTTATATCATTTTTCTGTCCTATACTTTGCAATCTATTGCCGTTCCGATCGGAGATCAAAACTTCATTCAACGCGTACAGGCGGTGAAATCTGAAAAAGAGGCGCGCAAGGCCGCCTTAACCCAGCTTTGCGTGGCCATACCGCTCAATGCTTGCCTATTCGGCTTAGGAACCTGCCTTTATCTTTATTATAACGCCAATCCTGCGGATATTGCACCAGCAATGAAAGCGGATGGGATTTTCCCACTCTTTGCCGCACAAAAGCTCCCCACCGGATTAGCTGGCATTGTGGTGGCAGCATTGATGGCGGCGACAATGTCAACACTTTCGAGCGCGCTAAATAGTGTGTCCAACATTGCTGTTGAGGACTATGTGCGTAAATTCAAAAAAGATTTAAATGACGACCAAGCCCTACTCTGGGGCAAGGGCCTTACTGTGGCGCTCGGCATCATAGGCACGGGTATGGCCCTATGGCTGGCGCAAAGCAATACGACTTCCATATGGGATCTTATTTTGCTGATTCTTGGCGTCGTTTTCGCTCCATTGAGTTCCATGTATCTGTTGGGAGTCCTAACAAAAAGAGTGAACACCACCGGAGTTATTGCCGGATTTATTGCTGGGATATCTGCTACCCTCTATTGCCAAAGTAACTTCACTCTACACCCCTTTTTCTTTACTCCGATAGGTCTTATCCCCAGCTTAGCTGTTGCCTATCTAATGAGCTTCATTGTTCCCGGCCAGCCAAAAGATCTCACGGGTTTAACAGTGTTTTCATTGCCAGAGAAACCAGAAAATTATAAATAA
- a CDS encoding family 16 glycoside hydrolase — MKQTITSLMLLIACTFNLFAQEQVKVSTADRGDGKAGLGADLWLSEEQPTKHTGRYHPKMVMVRTNPKSNNPGILRFDLSLIDKSKVSECILKLYFIGNNSNTITVYALKDNPNNDEFFNETDVNWNTFAGLKKVDNDYTSTHWDPHKVIKLGTFTNPKKRDQWISFSSEALSQLIKNDSNNTVVIMLQGGPNSSGYTTKESDADKAPQLILHGTKTNALKVTTSSPLLGKDIDIPQLIKAKCASCHGPDLKGLGGVFPNLWESDLVKKKNVDGIVKFVIAGSGPDSKSLAQMPPRGGALDLTDEQIKKIAIYLTTNKAPKDKIVKVPEGMGVLHNNYGPVVGATIDLGEDLQGTKHIVSRSHIVPLGKNRKNGIVFDSDTMSYGSIWLAGKSPSVAIKGLPFKHGHMPSLNKHHQHLLKSGSRNGWSYEGNLTDPREQKYETYPAMGPLPKHWAHFKGYYLYDEKVIFKYTVGDAVVYDSPGFIVGVNKDAITRTLNISGAKAEKIILADAENAKIEDGVVSFITKGNSEPTFIELSVKSEQANFGIDNNIVYLNIPEGDSKLKLIFWAGKKDLNLSFKALAGKAEDLLAFTHGGNIQWPKKFKTAGQLSKDSQSAYVLDRITLPYDNEYEGRMRIGAFDFFADGTRAALSTWDGDVWIVSGIDKDLKNLTWKRYATGLHEPLGVKIVDDVIYTVGDDQITRFHDLNNDGEADFYENFNNDWDLTEAFHAFCFDLQTGPKGNFFFSFGSPVNPGGHGFQRIGRHHGTIMKVSPNGQKMSIYASGFRAPNGIGIAANGQVTCGDNEGSFVSASPIHWVEPDKFHGVVDTYRGTQKLKTEPIARYFLPMRPKRWAEKIKAEGGNIEEMVDHSEMPKPLAWLSKKRQVDNSGGGQVWTGENWGPLSGELLHLSYGQSKVYLVFKERKNGLMQGGVVNLPFKLTSSAMRARVNSKDGQVYLSGLNGWQSNANKDGGFDRIRYTGKKLYMAIGLKSAEGALDISFSQKLDKAFAQDIANFSIKAWNIKWSQDYGSPEMPQKGFQVKKAELLKDGKTVRLSIPDLRPVHMMEIQYNIKAADGHIITGKIDNTLHSIKSENLDNRLSDAENKDGWELLFDGKTTKNWHNWKTKKPLKEDKWAVEDGTLLLKEKGHDIYTSQAYENYELVLEWKTTGNSGIFLRVNPALEGPIWKVAPEMQIENTPGNKNKSAAGLFNLYNIEGEKVLHVNDWNHVRIRMQDGKAKHWFNGKKVYEYEIGSADWNKRVAKSKFKDSKAYGQTVKGHIGLQDHGAVVAFKNIKIKELKRRISQTLRAK, encoded by the coding sequence ATGAAACAAACAATCACTAGTTTAATGTTACTAATAGCCTGTACATTTAATCTATTTGCACAGGAACAAGTAAAAGTTAGCACAGCCGATCGCGGCGATGGCAAAGCCGGTCTTGGTGCAGATCTTTGGCTGAGTGAAGAGCAGCCCACTAAACACACAGGTCGATATCATCCTAAAATGGTAATGGTAAGAACTAATCCAAAATCAAATAATCCGGGTATCTTGCGCTTCGACTTATCATTAATTGATAAGAGTAAGGTTTCGGAATGTATACTTAAACTCTATTTCATAGGAAATAATAGCAATACCATAACTGTCTATGCACTTAAGGATAATCCAAATAATGACGAATTCTTTAATGAAACAGATGTAAATTGGAATACTTTTGCGGGTTTAAAAAAAGTTGATAATGATTATACAAGTACTCACTGGGATCCTCATAAAGTCATTAAACTTGGAACTTTCACCAACCCCAAGAAACGCGATCAATGGATTAGCTTCAGCTCTGAGGCTCTCAGTCAATTAATCAAAAACGATAGCAATAATACTGTAGTTATCATGCTACAGGGTGGTCCTAACTCAAGTGGTTACACAACAAAAGAAAGTGATGCAGACAAAGCTCCACAGCTCATCCTCCATGGCACCAAAACGAATGCTTTAAAAGTAACGACCTCATCCCCCCTGCTTGGTAAAGACATCGATATACCTCAACTTATCAAAGCTAAATGCGCGTCCTGTCACGGACCTGATCTCAAAGGCCTTGGTGGCGTGTTTCCGAACTTATGGGAATCGGATTTAGTTAAAAAGAAAAATGTAGACGGCATCGTAAAATTTGTTATCGCGGGCAGTGGGCCGGATTCCAAATCACTCGCCCAAATGCCTCCTCGAGGAGGCGCCTTGGATTTAACTGACGAACAGATTAAAAAGATAGCTATCTACCTAACGACTAACAAAGCGCCAAAGGATAAGATCGTAAAAGTACCAGAAGGTATGGGAGTTCTTCACAACAACTACGGTCCAGTTGTTGGTGCAACGATTGATCTAGGAGAAGATTTACAAGGCACCAAGCATATTGTTAGCAGATCACATATCGTTCCCTTAGGAAAAAATCGCAAAAATGGAATCGTCTTCGATAGCGACACGATGAGCTATGGCTCTATTTGGTTGGCAGGAAAATCCCCAAGTGTAGCCATTAAAGGCCTTCCTTTTAAGCATGGTCATATGCCAAGTTTAAATAAACACCATCAACACTTACTTAAATCAGGGTCACGAAATGGTTGGAGTTACGAAGGCAATTTGACCGACCCACGTGAACAAAAGTATGAAACTTATCCCGCAATGGGCCCCTTACCTAAACATTGGGCTCACTTCAAGGGTTATTATCTCTACGATGAAAAAGTTATTTTCAAGTACACAGTAGGTGATGCTGTGGTTTACGATAGCCCAGGTTTTATCGTCGGAGTCAATAAAGATGCGATAACAAGAACCTTAAATATAAGCGGTGCCAAAGCTGAAAAAATCATTTTAGCTGACGCTGAAAATGCCAAAATTGAAGATGGTGTAGTTAGTTTTATTACTAAAGGCAATTCAGAACCGACATTTATAGAACTATCTGTAAAATCAGAACAAGCAAATTTTGGTATAGATAATAACATTGTCTATTTAAACATACCTGAAGGTGATTCTAAATTAAAATTGATCTTTTGGGCTGGTAAGAAAGATTTAAACCTTTCATTCAAAGCTTTAGCTGGAAAAGCCGAGGATTTACTGGCATTCACTCATGGAGGAAACATTCAATGGCCTAAAAAATTCAAAACAGCGGGTCAACTATCGAAAGACTCTCAATCAGCCTATGTTCTCGACCGCATCACTCTCCCTTATGATAATGAGTATGAAGGAAGAATGAGAATCGGCGCCTTCGATTTTTTCGCCGACGGCACACGTGCTGCACTATCTACCTGGGATGGCGACGTATGGATAGTTAGTGGTATCGATAAAGATCTAAAGAATTTAACTTGGAAGCGCTATGCAACAGGACTTCACGAGCCACTGGGTGTAAAGATCGTCGACGATGTTATCTATACGGTAGGAGATGATCAAATCACTCGTTTTCACGATTTGAACAATGACGGCGAAGCCGATTTCTACGAAAACTTTAACAATGATTGGGATCTGACCGAGGCCTTTCATGCCTTCTGTTTTGACTTACAGACTGGACCAAAAGGCAACTTTTTTTTCAGTTTCGGAAGTCCTGTGAATCCTGGTGGACATGGCTTTCAAAGAATTGGCCGTCATCATGGTACCATTATGAAGGTTAGTCCAAATGGACAAAAGATGAGTATTTACGCTTCAGGTTTTCGCGCTCCCAATGGCATTGGCATAGCAGCAAACGGTCAAGTTACCTGTGGAGATAACGAGGGAAGTTTTGTTTCCGCTAGTCCCATCCACTGGGTAGAACCCGACAAGTTCCACGGCGTAGTAGATACTTACCGTGGCACCCAAAAACTCAAGACCGAGCCTATTGCACGTTATTTTCTTCCCATGCGCCCGAAAAGGTGGGCTGAAAAAATCAAAGCTGAGGGTGGCAATATCGAAGAGATGGTTGACCACAGTGAAATGCCTAAACCACTGGCATGGCTCAGCAAAAAAAGACAAGTAGACAATTCTGGCGGTGGTCAGGTTTGGACAGGTGAAAATTGGGGGCCTTTATCAGGTGAACTCCTGCATCTTTCATATGGACAAAGCAAAGTCTACCTTGTTTTCAAAGAAAGAAAAAATGGACTTATGCAAGGTGGAGTCGTAAACCTTCCTTTCAAGCTCACCAGTAGTGCTATGCGAGCCCGTGTTAACTCTAAAGATGGACAAGTCTATTTGTCCGGTTTAAATGGTTGGCAGTCGAATGCTAATAAAGACGGTGGCTTCGACCGTATCCGTTACACCGGTAAAAAGCTCTACATGGCAATAGGCTTAAAATCAGCAGAAGGTGCGCTAGACATAAGTTTTAGTCAAAAATTAGATAAAGCTTTCGCTCAAGATATTGCTAATTTTTCTATCAAAGCCTGGAATATTAAATGGAGCCAAGATTACGGATCACCAGAAATGCCACAGAAAGGTTTTCAAGTTAAGAAAGCTGAACTCTTGAAGGATGGTAAAACTGTTCGTTTGAGTATTCCTGATTTAAGGCCTGTTCACATGATGGAAATCCAATACAATATCAAAGCTGCAGATGGCCATATCATTACCGGCAAGATCGATAACACGCTCCATTCTATCAAGTCAGAAAATCTAGATAATCGTCTAAGTGATGCTGAAAATAAAGATGGCTGGGAGCTACTTTTCGACGGTAAGACAACAAAGAATTGGCATAACTGGAAAACGAAAAAGCCCCTCAAAGAAGACAAATGGGCCGTTGAAGATGGGACATTGCTCCTTAAGGAAAAAGGTCATGACATCTATACAAGTCAAGCTTATGAAAATTACGAATTGGTTCTGGAATGGAAAACGACGGGCAATAGTGGTATTTTCCTAAGAGTTAATCCAGCACTCGAAGGCCCCATTTGGAAAGTTGCTCCAGAAATGCAAATTGAAAATACTCCTGGGAATAAGAATAAATCAGCAGCTGGTTTATTTAATCTCTATAACATTGAAGGGGAGAAAGTACTGCACGTAAATGACTGGAACCATGTTCGCATCCGCATGCAAGATGGTAAGGCAAAACATTGGTTCAATGGCAAAAAAGTATATGAGTATGAAATCGGTTCTGCGGACTGGAACAAGCGCGTGGCAAAAAGCAAATTCAAAGATTCAAAAGCTTATGGCCAAACGGTAAAGGGACATATCGGCTTACAGGATCATGGCGCCGTGGTTGCTTTTAAAAATATAAAGATTAAAGAATTGAAGCGACGTATAAGTCAAACCCTACGCGCCAAATAG
- a CDS encoding bifunctional rhamnulose-1-phosphate aldolase/short-chain dehydrogenase, with amino-acid sequence MSKFSPKEFKHVNYNWDDAVAASLQGVEELVYRSNVLGDDQRVTNTGGGNTSAKIMEIDPLTGESVEVLWVKGSGGDIRTAKKENFSSLYQGKLDALDDAYQNFDVKGYKTAGEDAMIGMYKHCTFCLNPRASSIDTPLHSMIAEKHVDHLHPNSVIAVASCKDQELLAEKIWGGKMGYIPWMRPGWEAAKKCEDIYKGDSDLLGILMGQHGHTNWSSESKSCYETSLWVIETAARYIEEHDKGAMTFGGARVESLSESDRKDLLAQFLPTARGLLSNKVKFIGTVQTDDQALRFVNSVDAQRLAKLGTSCPDHFLRTKIQPLYLDFDPANDDFDTLVAKFNEGLEQYRIDYKAYYDACKRDNSPAMRDPSPTVILIPGVGIIGWGKNKSESRVTTEFYNCAIEVMRGAEAISEYTALPQQEAFDIEYWELEEAKLQRMPAEKEFARNVVVVVGAGSGIGKSTAHRMAKEGAHVVCVDLNADAAQETADELLAIYGQGIGVAGTGISNCGPAIALEGNITSRESVQDMYKQIILAYGGIDNVIVTAGIFVPSDTAGYIPDEKWGLTFDINVKGLFIVADEGNKIWKQQGLKGSLVLTTSVNAAVAKRGSFAYDTSKAAANHLVRELAVDMAPLVRVNGLAPATVVKGSSMFPRDRVIGSLAKYNLEYSEEWETEKLRNTLAEFYAKRTLTQEPITPEDQAEAAYVLASNKLSKSTGQIISVDGGLHEAFLR; translated from the coding sequence ATGTCAAAATTCAGTCCAAAAGAATTCAAGCACGTCAATTATAATTGGGATGATGCGGTAGCAGCATCTCTGCAAGGCGTTGAAGAACTTGTCTATCGCTCCAATGTGCTCGGCGATGATCAACGTGTCACCAATACTGGTGGCGGCAATACTTCTGCAAAAATCATGGAAATCGATCCGCTCACAGGTGAATCCGTAGAAGTTTTGTGGGTGAAAGGTTCTGGCGGTGATATTCGCACCGCAAAAAAAGAAAATTTTTCTTCACTCTATCAAGGTAAGTTAGATGCACTTGATGACGCTTATCAAAACTTTGACGTCAAAGGCTATAAAACTGCTGGTGAAGACGCGATGATCGGCATGTATAAGCACTGTACTTTCTGTTTAAATCCACGTGCCTCTTCTATTGATACACCGTTGCACTCTATGATCGCAGAAAAACATGTCGACCACTTACACCCCAACTCTGTCATTGCTGTTGCATCTTGTAAAGATCAAGAACTATTGGCGGAGAAAATCTGGGGTGGAAAAATGGGCTATATCCCATGGATGAGACCCGGCTGGGAAGCGGCTAAGAAGTGCGAAGATATCTATAAAGGTGACTCAGATCTTCTTGGTATTTTAATGGGTCAACACGGCCACACCAACTGGAGTAGTGAAAGTAAAAGCTGTTATGAAACCTCTCTATGGGTAATCGAAACGGCGGCTCGTTATATCGAAGAGCATGACAAAGGCGCAATGACTTTTGGTGGTGCCAGAGTAGAAAGTCTTTCTGAAAGCGATCGCAAGGATTTATTAGCACAATTTTTACCAACAGCACGTGGTTTACTTTCCAATAAAGTAAAATTCATTGGCACAGTTCAAACTGATGACCAAGCCTTAAGATTTGTTAATAGTGTCGATGCACAGAGACTTGCTAAACTGGGCACTTCATGTCCTGACCATTTCCTAAGAACAAAAATCCAGCCCTTATATCTTGATTTTGATCCCGCTAATGATGATTTCGATACTCTCGTCGCCAAGTTCAATGAAGGACTAGAACAATACCGCATTGACTACAAAGCTTATTACGATGCTTGTAAGCGTGATAACTCACCTGCTATGCGCGATCCAAGCCCTACCGTTATTCTCATACCTGGTGTTGGTATTATTGGCTGGGGTAAAAATAAAAGTGAATCCAGAGTGACTACTGAATTCTACAACTGTGCTATCGAAGTTATGCGCGGTGCTGAAGCCATCAGTGAATATACCGCTCTGCCACAGCAGGAAGCTTTTGATATTGAATACTGGGAACTGGAAGAAGCTAAACTACAACGTATGCCGGCTGAGAAAGAATTTGCCCGCAATGTCGTAGTCGTCGTTGGTGCTGGTAGTGGCATAGGTAAATCTACCGCTCACCGTATGGCAAAAGAAGGCGCACACGTCGTTTGTGTTGACCTCAATGCTGATGCTGCCCAAGAAACTGCCGATGAACTTCTTGCCATTTATGGCCAAGGCATTGGCGTTGCTGGCACGGGTATCTCCAACTGTGGTCCAGCCATAGCTCTCGAGGGTAACATCACAAGTCGCGAAAGTGTTCAAGATATGTACAAACAAATCATCCTTGCTTATGGCGGCATTGATAATGTGATTGTGACTGCAGGCATCTTCGTTCCTTCCGATACCGCTGGTTATATTCCTGACGAAAAATGGGGCCTCACTTTCGACATCAATGTCAAAGGACTCTTTATTGTTGCTGATGAAGGCAATAAAATTTGGAAACAGCAAGGGCTCAAGGGTTCACTCGTATTAACGACGAGTGTCAATGCGGCCGTCGCCAAGCGTGGTTCATTCGCCTATGACACATCTAAAGCCGCGGCTAACCACCTCGTTCGCGAACTGGCAGTCGATATGGCTCCACTGGTCCGTGTCAATGGTCTCGCACCCGCTACGGTCGTAAAAGGTTCTTCAATGTTCCCTCGCGATCGCGTCATTGGTTCACTTGCCAAGTATAATCTTGAGTATAGCGAAGAGTGGGAAACAGAAAAACTGCGCAATACCCTTGCCGAGTTTTATGCTAAAAGAACTCTTACTCAGGAGCCAATTACACCAGAAGACCAAGCTGAAGCAGCCTACGTTCTGGCCAGTAATAAACTGAGTAAAAGTACCGGCCAAATCATCTCAGTAGATGGCGGCCTTCACGAAGCTTTCCTGCGTTAA